A window of Calditrichota bacterium genomic DNA:
ATTTGCCCGACCGATACGTACCCCGTCGGGCAGTTCGACCTTGAGCCGGCGACCGGCGACTTCAACGACATGCTGCAACTTATCTCCGAAGGTTGACCCTGCTCGTCTGCCCATTAACAATATGCAGGCGGGATGTGCCTCAAGTCAAGCCGCGAGAGGCGAAATCATTTTTTTGCGACCCGGGTATGCTAAAGGCTTGACATGTGATGAGCGACACATTAACTTGGGTCATCGTCTTAGCCGCCCCCGTGAGTGGGGGCTCTGCCGGCATCGGGACTTTCCTACCGCCGGTGCCGCTTTGCTGCTTGCTCTGTTTCGTCCTGCCTCCAAGGGAAGCACTATCGAATGAAGAACCCCGCGGGCTACCGCGTCGTCCTGATCTCCGACGGCTCCACCCGGATGAAGTCCCTCCGGCTGTCGCGCTCCCGGATCGTCATTATTGGCGCTTCCGGGCTGGCGATGCTGCTGGCGCTTGTGCTTGGCTTTGGGCGGATGCTGGCCGGACATCAGACGCGCGCGGCGATGATCGGGGTTCTCGCTGAGAATCAATCGCTCCAGGGGCAACTGCAGCAGATGGGCGAGCGCATCCAGGCCGTCGGTGAACGGCTTGGGCAACTCGAAGCGAGCGATGACCACTTGCGGCTCGCCGCGGATCTCCCGGCTATCGACCCGGACGTCCGACGGGCCGGCGTCGGCGGTGTGGCGCTCGATCCTTCCGACTATGGCATCACCGATGAGGTGGTCCGTTCCTATATGACCCGTCTCGACCAGATCGAACGCGAAGCCCGCCTGCAAAAGGATAGTTACGCCGAGATTGAGCGCCGCCTCAGCGAACGGCAGGAACTTTTCGCCAAGACGCCGTCGATCCGGCCGGTGGCGGGGGGCTATATCTCTTCGAACTTCGGCATTCGTCGTGACCCGTTCAACGGGCGTCGGACGCATCATAACGGGATGGATATTTCGATCCCGCGCGGTACTCCGGTGCGCGTCTCAGCCGACGGTAAGGTCGTCTTCGCCCAAGCCACGCCGGGACTCGGCAAGTTGATCGTCATCGACCACGGCTTCGGCTTCCAGACCGCCTACGGGCATCTTTCCACCATCAACGTCGTGCGCGGGCAGTCCGTGCAGCGCGATCAGAAGATTGGACTTTCAGGCAGTTCCGGGCGTTCAAGCGGACCCCATCTGCACTACGAAGTCCATGTCAACGGCAAGTCGGTTGATCCGCGCGACTTCTTCTATGACGACGCCGAAAGCCTTGCCGGGTTGATTCGATAGACCAGACACGCAAGTGCAAGCACAAGCGACTACAAAGGGCGGCTTCCCAGCGGAAGCCGCCCTTTGTATTTTCCTGCCACCTCTTGTCGCCTGTTGGTTAACCCCCGACTCTCTCCCTCAGCCCTGGGATCTTGCTTGCGACTGCAACACCGGCCGGCCCAAGCGTCCTGAAACGGCCTTCGCTCGCCATCATCCAGGACCAGAACAAAGCGGCGCTACGGTGCAGCAGCGGCTTGGCAGATCGGGCGCGCAGTTCGAGGAGCAGTTTCGGTATGTCGATGGCGACCGGGCAGACCTCTTTGCAGGCTCCGCAGAGGGTCGATAGGTGCGGGAGTTCGCCCGCCTCTGCCCGCTTTTCACCGATAAGATTCGACAGGACCGCGCCCATCGGGCCGGGATAGACTGACCCGTAAGCATGTCCCCCTACCGTGCCATAGACCGGGCAGATGTTGAGGCAGGCGCCGCAGCGGATGCAGAGCAGCATCTCACGCAGGACCGGGTCGGCAAGGGCTGCGCGGCGGCCGTTGTCAAGCAGGACCAAGTGCATCTGCCGGGGCCCGTCCTCGCCGGTGCGGGAGGGCTTAAGAAAGTGGGTATAGGCGCTGAATCGCTGCCCGGTGGCGCTGCGGGCGAGCAGTCTCAAGAGCGGTGCGGTATCGGTTAGTCGGGCGAGCACCTTCTCAATGCCGGTCAGGGCGATGAACATCTTCGGCAGCGACAGCCCCAGTCGTGCGTTGCCCTCGTTTTCAACTATGACGAGATGACCCGTTTCGGCTACGAAGAAGTTAACCCCGGAGAGGCCGAAGTCCGCCATTAGGAAGCGCTCCCGAAGGTGTTTTCGGGCGGCCCGGGTCAGCGTTTCGGGATCACTTGAAAAGGGAATGCCGAGCCGCTCGGTGAACAGGCGGCCTATCGAGTCGCGCGACCGGTGAAGCGCTGGAGCGGTGATGTGCGACGGAGGCTCGCCGGCCAGTTGGACGATGAACTCCCCCAGATCCGACTCGACCGCCTCGATGCCGGCCTCGGTCAGAGCCTCGCCGAGGCCGATCTCCTCAGAGACCATACTCTTCGACTTGACGCCCTGCCGGGCGCCCGCTTCCTTCAGCAGTCCGGTGATGATTTCCCGACCTTCCCGACCGTCGGATGCGAAATGGACGACCCCCCCGCCCGCTTCGAACGACTGCTTGAACCGGGACAGAAGTTCCTCGAGGTGGTCAAGTGCATACTGCCGGACGGAACGAGCCTCCCGGCGGGATACCTCGAAGTCGGGCAGTTCGGCAATGACCCGGCTCCGTGCGGCGGTCGAATGGTCGCAAGCCTGCGCAACCGCTTTGCGCAGTGCCGCATCGCCGAGTGCCGAGTTTACCCGTTTACGAAGCAACGCCGGCATCAGGCTCCAGCGAGGATGCGCGCGATATGCAACGTCCGGACTGACGACCCTGACCGACAGAGAGCGGCGTTAAGGTGATTCAGGCAGGAGTCATCGACGCCGGTGATGTAGGCTGGAGCATCTTCGCACAGCGCGCGGGTTCGCTTGTCGGCGATGGCATCCGCGAGCGCCGGATATTTTGCGCTGAAAGCGCCGCCAAAACCGCAGCAGTCTTCGCGTAAAGCGTTCGAGACCAGTTCCAGCCCCTCGACCCGGTTTAGCAGCGCCAATGGTGCTTCACGCTCGCCCAGATCGCGTAGATAGTGACAGGAGGGATGATAGACAACCCGGTGCGGGAACCTCGCCCCAATGTCGGTTACGTCAAGTTGCCGCACCAGAAAGATAGCCAGTTCGAAGACCCGCGTCCGCAGAGACTCCCAGTCGCTCCGGATGCTGCCTTCGAGGTCGAGTTCCGCATAGTGTTTGGTCACCATCGAAACGCACGACCCGCCGGGCGCAACGACAATGTCGCTCCCCCGAAAGACCTCGACAAACCGGATCGCCAGATCGCGCGCCTGCCGGCGAAACCCGGCGTTGTAGAGCGCCTGCCCGCAACAGGTCTGGCGGCGGTCTATGACGACCTCGTGACCGAGCCGTTCCAGTATCGTCCGGGCGGCGCGGGTCGTCGCAGGCGACGCCAGTTCGACCAGACAGGGTATGAAGAGCGAAATACGCAGGGACAAAGGTCCGAAAGGAAGATACCCCAATCCAGTGATTTCCGATGCAGACCGTAGCGCCGCCATCCTGGCGGCAGAGATGCAGACCGTAGCGCCGCCATCCTGGCGGCAGAACGGAGCCAGCAAGATGCTGATACTACATTATCGCTGGACAGTTTTTACACTTGAATGCTGGGAACCACTTTGCCACACAAGATACCTATAAGTGCATCGGCGACGCAAATGCCATATACGATATGCCGCGGTCAACACCTATCCTAAGACCCAACTCACCAACGATCTGACCCTGCAGGTGGTTTTGAAGGAGCGGCATGTCGTCTATCGCGGGCACTACGCCAACGATCACTACGACCCGATGGTGAAGATGATTCCCGACTGGCGCGGGACGCGATTCTCAATAGGGTCGGGCGAGAACCGGGAGTTCAGTTTCTCGCAGTCCTTGCGAGGCCTTGGCTGGCACGAACTCGACCGCGACAACCTCCGCATCGTCGTCTTCGCACAGGCCACAAATCGGGAGGTGCATCAGACCGCGGTGACCGGCGTTGTTGAAGGTATGCCTGAACTGAGCCTCGTCTCCTTCGACGCCTTTGACGAAAATGGTGGCGACGCAAATCTGCGTATTGAGCGCGGCGAGTCGGGGCAAATCGTGGTCCGGATCGCCAACCACGATGGCGGAGCCGACGTTGAGTCGTTCACGGCAACACTCAGTTGCGATTATAATGGCGTAGCCCTGGAGCGCAGCGAATGGCAGGGAGGCACAATTACGGCAGGGGAAGAAGTCACCAATGAGGAAGCGCCGTTCCAGATTCGCGTCGCGGAAGACTTTATCGCACACCCGGTCACCTTTCAACTCGAGGTCGTCGCCTCACCGGGAGAGATCCGCGCGCGCTTCCCGATCCGAACGATGCTCGACTTCCCCCCTGTGCTGGTTGTCAACGTCTCAACCGAAGATGAGGAACCGTCCGTTCTGGCAAACGTCTTCGACGGCGGCGAACTTCCGTGGGCGGATCTTACTCCCGCAACCGGTACGGCCGGCTCACCTTCGACGGAATAGCGCCCTATCGCTATTTGCTGTGGCACGGTAACGAACCGGAAGGCCGCGAATTGAACGACGAGGAGTTGGGCGTTCTGGCCTGGTTCCTCGACAACGGCGGACGACTTCTCATGTCAATTCCTGAGCCCTCCGACGCGCTGGTCGGAAGTTGGTTCTGGAGCGACTACCTCGGCTTGGACGGAGTTCCAGAAGCGACGACGACCTACCAAGCCGCAGGGCGCGAAGATGATGCCCATTTGGGGGGGGTAAGTCTCCGGTTCGGATCCGGAGAAGACGTCGGACGCCGGTCCCGGTGGTGGCTTTGGCAGGCAGCGAGATGAGTCGTTCGCCGCTACGTTTCCCGAATGCGGACGAATTGCCAACCGATGCGGCAGCCGTGACCCGGGAAGCAGGTTTCAAGACTCTGTCTATCGGCTTCCAGGTGGAGCGGATCGGGGCCTCCGGCGAGGGGACTTCGCTGCACGATTTTCTCCGGGCGGCATGGGTCTGGTTTGCCGCTCCGCCCGCAGCAGTCGGCCATGAATCCTCTCCACAACCGGAACGATTCTTCCTAAGTGAGATCTATCCCAATCCCTTCAACGGTCGGTTCCGGGTAGATTTCGGTCTATCGAGGCAGAACCCGGTGAGATTGTCGCTCTACGACCCGGCGGGGCGCGAAATCATCATCCTGTCGAGGGGCAGTTTGCCTGCCGGACGGCATTCTCACATTGTCGATATGAGGTCGCTGGAGATTGGAACCGGGCTCTATTTCGTCAGGCTGGAATCGGTGGAGGGTCGCTTGACGCGCCGGGCGCTCTACCTGCGTTAAGCGGGTGCAGTATCTTGCTTGTCTCGTCCCCCCCCCTCAGCGGGGGGACTACAGTGTGGAGTATCCCGAAGGGGCCGAAGACGCCTGCGCGGCTTCGCGCCCGATAGGATGGGGCAGAATCGTCCTTCAGCCGATTGGCTGCGCATCCGGCTTGCCCCGTTCCGGTCGCCCCTACGTGTCCCCCCCTCCCCGCGTAGCGGGGGGGAGATAAAAGAACCGTCTATATGCAGTCAAAACACCCTCATCGCAGTCTCGTGTTCTACCGGACGACCACCATCATCGCCCCGGGGCCGTCTCCAGCAGCCCACGACTCGCCCAGATCGGTTCCGGTGATCTTCTGGACGCGGTCGCCTTCGAAGCAGGCGACATAGACCGACCCCTCCGGCCCGGCAACAATCCGCATCGCACCGAGTGGCACCCGAATCGGGTTACCCGGCCCGTTCAGGATTTGGCCGGTGGAGGCGTTGTAGCGATAGACGTGGCCGCTCGCTTCACCAGGCGGCCAGCCGCCGGCGGCGATGTAAGCCGTGTTGTTGCGCGTGATCGCAACTTCACCGGGGGTGCCGCCGATGTTGATCACCTGTTCGACGGTGTCGGCCTGGACGCTCACCTTATAAATTTCCCCGCCCATGCTCCCGCCCGGAAGCCCGCTCGAACTCTTATTCCCGCTGCAGACGATGTGAATCCGATTGGCACCGTCAAGCGCCATAAACTGCGGATTCATCCCGACGCTGATGGTGTAAATCACCCGGTTGGTGACGGTTGAGATGACTGAAACCGATCCCGGCCCATAGATCGAACTGTCCGGCGTCCATTCGAGAAAGTTGCTGTTCGCGACATAGACTTTAGTGCCCCAAGCCAGCACCCCTTGAGGGTGATTGCCGACCGGTACGAACCCCACGACTTCGCCGCGATCGGGGTTATAGACCGTCACCGTGTTGTCATTAAAGTTGCTGATGAAGATCTCACCCGTCTCCGCAATGGCCGCATACTGAGGGCTGCGATTGCTGGAGGTGCCGATGTCGACGGTGTCGATCTGGGTGATCACATTCTGTTCGCTCACCTCGAAGACGTTCATATCGTTCGAGAGCGAATTGATGGCGAAGAAACGGTTGTCCTTTCGGACCAGGTGGTTGGGACCATTGCCGAGACCTGCGGCTCCGGTGCGGAGCGCACCGTTCTCGAGGTCAATCCAGGCAAGGTTGCCGGCTCCGCTATTGTAATTGCATACCAACAGGGTAGTCCCGGCGATTGGGACTGGCGGGGTTGGTGATTTGGGCTTCTCCTCGCAGGCAACAATCAGCAATATTGCCGCTGTCGCCGTAAGATACCGAAGGATGGTGTGAGGAATACGGAGGGTCATGCTTGTTCCTTAGTCTATGATGCGTGATGCCTGAGTGTCAGGCGGATATGATAAGTTCGGCCCGGAAGCGGGCTGCGTTCGACCAGTCGATACTGGCGGTCAAAGAGGTTATCGATGCCGGCGGTCAGTTTAAAACCAAACCCTAAACTTTGCCAGCCCTTGGTGGCCGATACGTCCCATACGACAAAGGGATCTAGTCCCATACCATCGGTTGAGATCGGGTCGAGGTTCGATTCGGTCGAATACCTGCGGCTCGCCCACCGGCAGGCAATCGCCAGCCCCCCGCCCTTCCCGATTCCCTTTTTCCCGCTCCAAAGTATGCTTCCTGTTCCGCTATGGCGCGGCGTTAAAGTCGTCATCCGGCCGCGATTGATGTCGCCGGGAGTATCGTTGAGACTGCGTAGATAAATATAACTCCCCGACACCGAAATGGGTTCTACCGGCGTCAATGTTGCCGACAATTCGATGCCTGAGGCTTTGGCGCGAGCGAGGTTGTCGGGGTAGTATTTTCCCATACCATTGCGCCGCCAGACGATCAGGTCGCTGATTCGGCGGCTGAATAACGACATCGTCAGGTTGGCTTCTGCAGAAAAGCCTTTGGTCCGGTAGAGTCCGATTCCGGCTTGCCACCCTACGCCCCTCTCGGCCTTAAGGTGTGGATTGCCGGTCGCGAATAGACTCTCCTGAGTGAAAACCGCATTGAAGGGCGGCGCCGTAATCGACCGTCTCCAGCCGGCACTTGCCAGCCACCGACCCCAACCTGTCGAGTGACCGGCGGAAACCGAAAGCGTTGGCAACAGGTAATTCCCATCCTCGGCTCCGGAAGAGGTCAAAGCCATAGCCTTGACTTCAGGCTCGAGCGCCAGTTCCAGACCGGCTCCCGCACCTGCCAACCGGCCTTTCGCTTCTAAAGATCGGGTTTCCCGCCAGGCCGAGCCGTTGCCGACCCCGACCGATGTCAGGTTGCGCAGCAGGTCCCGCCCCCGGTAATCGTCGCGTGCATATTGCAGCGACAGCCTCCTCACCGCGGCAGCACCGTTGTGGGCAAGTGAGAGTCCGATGCCTTTCTGCGACGACTCCAGTTGTGTATGATCGGGCCAGTGTCGGACGAGGTTGCCGCTTGAAGGATCGAATTGCACCTCGGGGTTGACGAAATCCAGATCCTGTTTGCGAAGGTAGG
This region includes:
- a CDS encoding M23 family metallopeptidase: MKNPAGYRVVLISDGSTRMKSLRLSRSRIVIIGASGLAMLLALVLGFGRMLAGHQTRAAMIGVLAENQSLQGQLQQMGERIQAVGERLGQLEASDDHLRLAADLPAIDPDVRRAGVGGVALDPSDYGITDEVVRSYMTRLDQIEREARLQKDSYAEIERRLSERQELFAKTPSIRPVAGGYISSNFGIRRDPFNGRRTHHNGMDISIPRGTPVRVSADGKVVFAQATPGLGKLIVIDHGFGFQTAYGHLSTINVVRGQSVQRDQKIGLSGSSGRSSGPHLHYEVHVNGKSVDPRDFFYDDAESLAGLIR
- a CDS encoding lactate utilization protein, which produces MPALLRKRVNSALGDAALRKAVAQACDHSTAARSRVIAELPDFEVSRREARSVRQYALDHLEELLSRFKQSFEAGGGVVHFASDGREGREIITGLLKEAGARQGVKSKSMVSEEIGLGEALTEAGIEAVESDLGEFIVQLAGEPPSHITAPALHRSRDSIGRLFTERLGIPFSSDPETLTRAARKHLRERFLMADFGLSGVNFFVAETGHLVIVENEGNARLGLSLPKMFIALTGIEKVLARLTDTAPLLRLLARSATGQRFSAYTHFLKPSRTGEDGPRQMHLVLLDNGRRAALADPVLREMLLCIRCGACLNICPVYGTVGGHAYGSVYPGPMGAVLSNLIGEKRAEAGELPHLSTLCGACKEVCPVAIDIPKLLLELRARSAKPLLHRSAALFWSWMMASEGRFRTLGPAGVAVASKIPGLRERVGG
- a CDS encoding (Fe-S)-binding protein, translating into MLAPFCRQDGGATVCISAARMAALRSASEITGLGYLPFGPLSLRISLFIPCLVELASPATTRAARTILERLGHEVVIDRRQTCCGQALYNAGFRRQARDLAIRFVEVFRGSDIVVAPGGSCVSMVTKHYAELDLEGSIRSDWESLRTRVFELAIFLVRQLDVTDIGARFPHRVVYHPSCHYLRDLGEREAPLALLNRVEGLELVSNALREDCCGFGGAFSAKYPALADAIADKRTRALCEDAPAYITGVDDSCLNHLNAALCRSGSSVRTLHIARILAGA
- a CDS encoding T9SS type A sorting domain-containing protein, which produces MSRSPLRFPNADELPTDAAAVTREAGFKTLSIGFQVERIGASGEGTSLHDFLRAAWVWFAAPPAAVGHESSPQPERFFLSEIYPNPFNGRFRVDFGLSRQNPVRLSLYDPAGREIIILSRGSLPAGRHSHIVDMRSLEIGTGLYFVRLESVEGRLTRRALYLR
- a CDS encoding YncE family protein, which produces MTLRIPHTILRYLTATAAILLIVACEEKPKSPTPPVPIAGTTLLVCNYNSGAGNLAWIDLENGALRTGAAGLGNGPNHLVRKDNRFFAINSLSNDMNVFEVSEQNVITQIDTVDIGTSSNRSPQYAAIAETGEIFISNFNDNTVTVYNPDRGEVVGFVPVGNHPQGVLAWGTKVYVANSNFLEWTPDSSIYGPGSVSVISTVTNRVIYTISVGMNPQFMALDGANRIHIVCSGNKSSSGLPGGSMGGEIYKVSVQADTVEQVINIGGTPGEVAITRNNTAYIAAGGWPPGEASGHVYRYNASTGQILNGPGNPIRVPLGAMRIVAGPEGSVYVACFEGDRVQKITGTDLGESWAAGDGPGAMMVVVR
- a CDS encoding TonB-dependent receptor, producing the protein EALALLPGVTLLDAGAFVRISLRGAPPRMTLVELDGIPHNDPGTGETDLSSIALDRLARMEIDFTPTGGIIRLTSLHPDDLHPKSGSEFSSETGSYGNEQYRVGFNRRWRSVSGSVGARRYYEDGDFRYRVHHRTLGPRINNSLSGIGAEGRMAIPTRLGYFEAGGATDRRNRGVPGLIYSPASPEATLDRKQTATFLRLRVPNGPRTGTLFAYLRKQDLDFVNPEVQFDPSSGNLVRHWPDHTQLESSQKGIGLSLAHNGAAAVRRLSLQYARDDYRGRDLLRNLTSVGVGNGSAWRETRSLEAKGRLAGAGAGLELALEPEVKAMALTSSGAEDGNYLLPTLSVSAGHSTGWGRWLASAGWRRSITAPPFNAVFTQESLFATGNPHLKAERGVGWQAGIGLYRTKGFSAEANLTMSLFSRRISDLIVWRRNGMGKYYPDNLARAKASGIELSATLTPVEPISVSGSYIYLRSLNDTPGDINRGRMTTLTPRHSGTGSILWSGKKGIGKGGGLAIACRWASRRYSTESNLDPISTDGMGLDPFVVWDVSATKGWQSLGFGFKLTAGIDNLFDRQYRLVERSPLPGRTYHIRLTLRHHAS